Proteins from a genomic interval of Quercus lobata isolate SW786 chromosome 11, ValleyOak3.0 Primary Assembly, whole genome shotgun sequence:
- the LOC115969391 gene encoding L-type lectin-domain containing receptor kinase IX.1-like: protein MIFQSPKLFLIYLMISIFLYLINPCATQISFKYSDFSDTTKYKPVTPTRNATNSGSMIQLTPDEVDNWGRATYSEQMHLWDKNSGNVANFTSNFSFIIDSRGKDRYSDGLTFFLSTPNFPDPSPTDGSGLGLVSRVQMEQPIFLATNKFVAVEFDTFHNAPWDPSYEVPEHVGININKMTSHNSTPWYCTIMQNRTYSASINYDSSTQNFSVTFTGFDNDTTPIQQHLSSIINLTLLLPEWVEFGFSASTGLLSEWHILTAWSFESTSPLMNQQSLAPSVEKNKGEPNKKLVVGLSVGACILIICLVVLYPVYKKKWRPSEEEEEELVFDLSMDDEFERGTGPKKFSYKELVSATNNFAEENKLGQGGFGGVYKGYLGDLNSYVAIKRVSRGSKQGIKEYASEVRSISRLRHRNLVQLIGWCHEKKDLLLIYEFMSNGSLDLHLFKGKSMLTWMVRYNIARGLASALLYLHEEWEQCVLHRDIKSSNVMLDSNLNAKLGDFGLARLVDHVKGSQTTALAGTMGYLAPECIMSGRASKESDVYSFGVVALEIACGRKPLEVKAKEDETILLEWIWELYGTRNLLKAADTRFCGDFDEQQMERLMVVGLWCAHPDYNVRPSIRKAIHVLDFEAALPILEPKMPMPTYLTPPILASTSSTSNSEDHHAQSSSPTSYTGSSQFTTYSAAYTSTQ from the coding sequence ATGATTTTCCAGTCACCAAAGCTGTTTTTAATCTACTTGATGATAAGCATTTTCCTCTATCTCATAAACCCATGTGCAACTCAGATATCCTTCAAGTACAGCGATTTCAGTGACACAACCAAGTACAAACCTGTAACCCCAACAAGAAACGCTACGAACTCAGGTTCAATGATCCAACTCACACCAGATGAAGTGGATAACTGGGGTCGAGCCACATATTCAGAGCAGATGCATCTTTGGGACAAGAACTCGGGAAATGTGGCCAACTTCACTTCCAACTTCTCCTTCATCATCGATTCCCGAGGTAAAGATAGATATTCAGATGGGCTCACGTTCTTCCTCTCAACCCCAAATTTCCCTGATCCTAGCCCAACAGATGGCTCTGGCCTTGGCCTTGTGAGCCGCGTACAAATGGAACAACCAATTTTCCTAGCTACAAATAAATTCGTTGCAGTGGAGTTCGATACTTTTCACAATGCTCCATGGGATCCTTCTTATGAAGTTCCTGAACACGTTGGTATCAATATCAACAAAATGACATCTCATAACTCTACACCATGGTATTGTACTATTATGCAGAATAGAACATATAGTGCAAGTATCAATTACGATTCCagtacacaaaattttagtgtcACCTTCACTGGTTTTGATAATGATACCACCCCTATTCAACAACACTTATCTTCTATCATTAATTTGACACTTCTCCTACCAGAATGGGTTGAATTTGGATTCTCGGCATCTACAGGATTGCTTTCTGAGTGGCATATTCTTACCGCGTGGTCTTTTGAATCGACATCACCTTTAATGAATCAGCAGTCGCTAGCACCTTCTGTGGAAAAGAATAAAGGCGAGCCCAACAAAAAATTGGTGGTGGGCCTCAGCGTGGGTGCAtgcattttaattatttgtttggtgGTGCTTTACCCTGTGTATAAGAAAAAGTGGCGTCCaagcgaagaagaagaagaagagttagTCTTTGATCTTTCCATGGATGATGAATTTGAACGAGGTACTGGACCAAAGAAGTTTTCCTACAAAGAATTAGTTTCTGCAACGAATAATTTTGCCGAGGAAAATAAGCTTGGACAAGGAGGGTTTGGTGGGGTTTATAAAGGATATTTAGGGGACCTGAATTCCTATGTTGCTATTAAGAGAGTTTCAAGGGGATCTAAACAAGGGATAAAGGAGTATGCATCTGAAGTAAGGAGTATCAGTCGGCTCAGGCATAGGAATTTGGTGCAATTAATTGGTTGGTGCCATGAGAAAAAGGATCTTCTTCTAATTTATGAGTTCATGTCAAATGGCAGCTTGGATTTGCATCTTTTCAAAGGTAAAAGCATGTTAACATGGATGGTGAGGTACAATATTGCTCGAGGACTAGCATCAGCACTTCTATACTTGCATGAAGAATGGGAGCAATGTGTTTTGCATAGAGACATAAAGTCAAGCAACGTCATGTTGGATTCAAATTTAAATGCAAAGCTTGGGGATTTTGGCTTAGCTAGGCTAGTGGACCATGTAAAAGGATCACAAACCACGGCTTTGGCTGGGACCATGGGCTACTTGGCCCCTGAATGTATTATGTCGGGTAGGGCCAGTAAGGAGTCAGATGTATATAGTTTCGGAGTTGTAGCTTTGGAGATCGCTTGTGGAAGAAAACCACTTGAAGTCAAGGCAAAAGAAGATGAAACTATTCTGTTAGAGTGGATTTGGGAGCTTTATGGAACAAGAAATCTTCTTAAGGCAGCTGATACTAGATTTTGTGGAGATTTTGATGAGCAGCAAATGGAACGATTAATGGTTGTTGGACTTTGGTGTGCTCATCCAGATTACAATGTTAGGCCTTCAATAAGAAAAGCCATTCATGTGCTTGATTTTGAAGCTGCGTTACCCATTCTCGAACCAAAGATGCCAATGCCAACCTATCTTACCCCTCCCATTCTTGCATCAACATCTTCAACTAGTAATTCAGAAGACCACCACGCTCAGTCATCAAGCCCTACTAGCTACACTGGTTCTTCACAGTTCACAACATATTCTGCAGCATATACATCTACTCAATAA
- the LOC115966664 gene encoding pathogenesis-related protein 1-like gives MMMFKISLAIVCVIGLATVHVSLAQNSPQDFLNAHNVARAQVGVGPMRWDAKVASYARNYVEKLKGSCKLVHSGGSYGENLAWGSSDLSGTAAVNMWVGEKPKYDYNSNSCVGGECRHNTQVVWSNSVRLGCAKVRCNNGATIVSYNYDPPGNYVNQRPYLRVIQEPLGIYIGTKLANALFRQKKQHYAPFPKLIEEIPFF, from the coding sequence ATGATGATGTTTAAGATTTCACTAGCAATTGTTTGTGTCATTGGCTTAGCCACGGTCCATGTCTCCCTTGCCCAAAACTCACCACAAGACTTCCTCAATGCTCATAACGTAGCTCGTGCACAGGTGGGTGTTGGACCCATGAGATGGGATGCAAAAGTAGCTTCTTATGCCCGAAACTACGTTGAGAAACTTAAAGGTAGCTGCAAACTTGTGCATTCAGGTGGGTCTTATGGCGAGAACCTAGCATGGGGTAGCAGTGACCTTTCGGGCACAGCTGCTGTGAACATGTGGGTAGGAGAGAAGCCCAAGTATGACTACAACTCTAACTCTTGTGTTGGTGGAGAGTGCCGCCACAATACACAGGTGGTTTGGAGCAACTCAGTGCGTTTGGGGTGTGCCAAAGTTCGATGCAACAATGGTGCCACCATAGTCAGTTACAACTATGACCCTCCAGGCAACTATGTCAATCAGCGTCCCTATCTAAGAGTTATTCAAGAACCTCTAGGCATCTATATTGGGACAAAATTGGCAAATGCTCTTTTCAGGcaaaaaaaacaacattatgccccctttcccaaactaattgaGGAAATAcccttcttttga